Proteins found in one Ptychodera flava strain L36383 chromosome 3, AS_Pfla_20210202, whole genome shotgun sequence genomic segment:
- the LOC139125554 gene encoding zinc finger protein 16-like: protein MAIESLRIDGCDVSVEVLDSEDGVGTKPVFLPCQGRGENNNKSPTEGKRQVTLGRGFVKSISQIYQRYQNGHLSNEDVQLIMDTFAHFGYIAMWLLDSPENKENDSVRDQQMSNSKHKNKPINSNEPQPYSSETFSERVNRKKKEVPNHENAVRVSTRLKARTESTLRQSENKPNTCEKKMLRNERLRFKKITCQEKNSSNTTKQINKTSVNSTIKPKRITHKRIKGSRFSTRRSILRKYLKMSRPFKCTECGKTFKRKYHLKIHQLIHTQKRPHICNQCGMTFTQSSNLNTHLKTHSKSQPYACEICDRRFSRKGNLQRHIRMHTKEKPFKCKDCGKRFSDPGNLNKHIKVHSDERPYLCHQCGKAFKRTNNLEVHLRIHKKEYMYSCEDCGKKFNQSSNLKQHQKIHANERPHRCRICGKIFTHSGNLRKHCRIHSKEKLHSCSVRWKTLRVKDNLKTNLKVPTRMYRYETRSFANKHRINLRSSVYSKGTNRRTRTEKHLTPLVT from the exons ATGGCCATCGAATCATTACGAATCGACGGGTGTGACGTTTCTGTCGAAGTTCTGGATTCCGAAGACGGCGTTGGGACGAAACCGGTGTTTCTTCCCTGTCAAGGCAGAGGAG aaaataacaataaatcacCGACTGAAGGAAAGAGACAGGTAACACTTGGACGCGGTTTTGTAAAATCGATATCACAAATCTACCAAAGATATCAAAATGGACACCTTTCAAACGAGG ATGTTCAACTAATTATGGACACTTTTGCACATTTCGGTTACATCGCAATGTGGCTCCTGGATTCCCCTGAAAACAAGGAGAATGATAGTGTTCGAGACCAACAAATGTCAAACTcgaaacataaaaacaaacctATAAACTCAAACGAACCGCAACCTTATTCCAGCGAAACTTTTAGTGAACGAGTAaatcgaaagaaaaaagaagttcCCAATCATGAGAACGCTGTGAGAGTATCAACTCGGCTTAAGGCCAGAACTGAAAGCACACTACGTCAGTCTGAAAACAAACCGAATACCTGCGAAAAAAAGATGCTGAGAAACGAAAGGTTGCgattcaagaaaatcacatGTCAAGAAAAGAACAGCAGCAACACAACAAAACAGATTAACAAGACAAGCGTTAATTCAACCATTAAGCCGAAAAGAATCACCCATAAACGCATCAAAGGTAGTCGGTTTTCTACTCGCAGAAGCATTCTAAGAAAGTATTTGAAGATGAGCAGACCTTTCAAGTGCACGGAGTGTGGCAAGACATTCAAGCGAAAGTATCATCTTAAAATTCATCAATTAATACACACACAGAAACGACCACACATATGCAATCAATGTGGCATGACATTTACTCAATCCAGCAATCTAAACACCCATCTCAAGACTCATTCGAAATCACAACCGTACGCATGTGAAATTTGCGATAGACGTTTTTCTCGCAAAGGCAACCTACAAAGGCATATCCGGATGCACACAAAGGAGAAGCCATTCAAATGTAAAGATTGTGGTAAACGTTTCTCTGATCCGGGCAACTTGAACAAACACATCAAAGTCCATTCAGACGAAAGGCCATACCTTTGTCATCAATGTGGTAAAGCCTTCAAGCGTACAAACAACCTAGAGGTCCATCTCAGGATCCACAAGAAAGAATATATGTACTCTTGTGAGGACTGTGGTAAGAAATTTAATCAGAGTTCGAACCTGAAGCAGCATCAGAAGATCCATGCAAATGAACGACCACATAGGTGTCGAATCTGTGGGAAAATATTCACTCATAGTGGTAATCTTCGCAAACATTGTCGAATCCACTCAAAAGAGAAACTTCACTCGTGCTCTGTGCGTTGGAAAACATTACGAGTAAAAGACAACTTAAAAACTAATCTGAAGGTTCCCACAAGAATGTACCGATACGAGACCCGTAGTTTTGCCAATAAGCACAGAATCAACTTAAGATCTAGTGTCTACTCGAAAGGAACCAACCGTCGGACAAGGACGGAAAAGCATTTGACTCCTCTAGTGACCTGA